The segment CCCCACCAAATTCGCGCGCTCCAGCGAAGACGAAATGAAAGCAAGCGGCATTCGCGTGGTGCCACCGGCCGTGGCGCGGCGCGGGAGCTTCATCGGGAAAGGCGCGATCCTGATGCCTTCGTACGTCAACGTTGGCGCATATGTGGACGAAGGGACGATGGTCGATACCTGGGCCACCGTCGGTTCCTGCGCACAGATCGGCAAAGGCGTTCATCTGGCGGGCGGCGTGGGTATCGGCGGCGTGCTCGAACCGGTGCAGGCGAATCCCACGATCATCGAAGACAACTGTTTCATCGGAGCGCGTTCTGAAATCGTCGAAGGCGTGATCGTCGAAGAAAACTCCGTCATATCGATGGGCGTCTACATCGGCCAGAGCACCCGGATCTATGACCGCGCCACCGGCGAAATCTCTTATGGGCGCGTGCCGGCAGGGTCGGTGGTTGTATCGGGAAACCTGCCTTCCGCAGACGGCAAGTACAGTCTCTATTGCGCGGTTATCGTCAAACGCGTCGATGCGCAAACCCGCGCCAAGACCTCATTGAACGACCTGCTTCGGGACTGATTGGCTCTTAGCATGTCGCGCACTGTAGAGTTCACCGAACAATTGATCTCATGCCCCTCCGTCACTCCTGACGACGCGGGCTGCCTGGACTTGATCGGGGCCCGGCTGGCGGGCGTTGGTTTTGCGTGTGAGCGGCTGGACAGCGGACCGGAGAGTTTTCGCGTCTTTAACCTGTGGGCCATCCACCGCAGCAACAAGCCCGGCGCACGCACCTTGGTGTTCGCGGGACATACGGACGTGGTGCCGGCAGGCCCGATAGATCAGTGGTCGAGCCGTCCGTTCACGCCCGTGATCCGCGACGGCAAACTTTATGGTCGCGGCGCCGCCGACATGAAGGGTTCGATTGCGGCGATGATCGTGGCGTGCGAGGAATTCCTTGCGGCGCATGCCGATTCCCCGTTTTCCATCGCGTTTCTGCTGACCAGCGACGAAGAAGGTCCGGCGGTCGACGGCACGGTCAAAGTATGCGAGGCGTTGACGGCGCGGGGCGAGTGCCTGGACTGGTGCATCGTGGGCGAGCCGACAGCTGCCGCACGAACTGGAGACACGATCAAGAATGGCAGGCGCGGCACGATGAGCGGAAAGCTCACCGTTAAAGGAGTGCAAGGCCATGTCGCGTATCCGCATCTTGCCAGGAATCCGATCCATCTTCTGGCGCCGGCTTTGGCAGAACTCGCGGCCGTCGAATGGGACAATGGAAATCGATTTTTCCCACCCACGAGCTGGCAGGTCAGCAACATCCACGCGGGCACCGGCGCCGGCAATGTGATACCGGGCGAGTGCCTGGTGGATTTCAATTTCCGTTTCTGCACGGAGTCCACACCCGAACATTTGCAGCGGCGTCTGACTACCATCCTCGATCGTCATGGTCTCGAATACGCCATTCAGTGGACGATTGGCGGCTTGCCCTTCCTGACGGCGCCTGGAGATCTTGTCCGCAACGTGCAACAAGCCATCCGCGAAGAGACCGGAATC is part of the Terriglobia bacterium genome and harbors:
- the dapD gene encoding 2,3,4,5-tetrahydropyridine-2,6-dicarboxylate N-succinyltransferase, which gives rise to MKVELETIINNAWEQRAVINTTTATPVFREAVDHVIAELDAGHLRVASRTGVGQWTTHEWIKKAVLLSFRLSDNVLMKSGDLGFYDKVPTKFARSSEDEMKASGIRVVPPAVARRGSFIGKGAILMPSYVNVGAYVDEGTMVDTWATVGSCAQIGKGVHLAGGVGIGGVLEPVQANPTIIEDNCFIGARSEIVEGVIVEENSVISMGVYIGQSTRIYDRATGEISYGRVPAGSVVVSGNLPSADGKYSLYCAVIVKRVDAQTRAKTSLNDLLRD
- the dapE gene encoding succinyl-diaminopimelate desuccinylase, translating into MSRTVEFTEQLISCPSVTPDDAGCLDLIGARLAGVGFACERLDSGPESFRVFNLWAIHRSNKPGARTLVFAGHTDVVPAGPIDQWSSRPFTPVIRDGKLYGRGAADMKGSIAAMIVACEEFLAAHADSPFSIAFLLTSDEEGPAVDGTVKVCEALTARGECLDWCIVGEPTAAARTGDTIKNGRRGTMSGKLTVKGVQGHVAYPHLARNPIHLLAPALAELAAVEWDNGNRFFPPTSWQVSNIHAGTGAGNVIPGECLVDFNFRFCTESTPEHLQRRLTTILDRHGLEYAIQWTIGGLPFLTAPGDLVRNVQQAIREETGIDPELSTTGGTSDGRFIAQICAEVIELGPPNASIHKIDEHVGIEELETLKNIYGRVLARLTLPDGSPNLGQ